One part of the Equus asinus isolate D_3611 breed Donkey chromosome 6, EquAss-T2T_v2, whole genome shotgun sequence genome encodes these proteins:
- the TIA1 gene encoding cytotoxic granule associated RNA binding protein TIA1 isoform X7, with the protein MATGKSKGYGFVSFFNKWDAENAIQQMGGQWLGGRQIRTNWATRKPPAPKSTYESNTKQLSYDEVVNQSSPSNCTVYCGGVTSGLTEQLMRQTFSPFGQIMEIRVFPDKGYSFVRFNSHESAAHAIVSVNGTTIEGHVVKCYWGKETLDMINPVQQQNQIGYPQAYGQWGQWYGNAQQIGQYMPNGWQVPAYGMYGQAWNQQGFNQTQSSAPWMGPNYGVQPPPGQNGSMLPNQPAGYRVAGYETQ; encoded by the exons ATGGCAACAGGAAAGTCTAAGGGATATGGCTTTGTCtcctttttcaacaaatgg GATGCCGAAAACGCCATTCAGCAGATGGGTGGCCAGTGGCTTGGTGGAAGACAAATCAGAACTAACTGGGCAACCCGAAAGCCTCCAGCTCCAAAGAGTACATATGAGT CAAACACCAAACAGCTATCATATGATGAGGTCGTAAATCAGTCTAGTCCAAGCAACTGTACTGTGTACTGTGGAGGTGTCACTTCCGGGCTAACAG AACAACTAATGCGTCAGACTTTTTCGCCATTTGGACAAATAATGGAAATTCGAGTCTTTCCAGATAAAGGATATTCATTTGTTCG GTTCAATTCCCATGAAAGTGCAGCACATGCAATTGTCTCTGTTAATGGAACTACCATTGAAGGTCATGTTGTGAAATGCTATTGGGGCAAAGAAACTCTTGATATGATAAATCCCGTGCAACAG CAGAATCAAATTGGATATCCACAAGCTTATGGCCAGTGGGGCCAGTGGTATGGAAATGCACAACAAATTGGCCAGTATATGCCTAATGGTTGGCAAGTACCTGCATATGGAATGTATGGCCAGGCGTGGAACCAACAGGGATTTAA TCAGACACAGTCTTCTGCACCATGGATGGGACCAAATTACGGAGTGCAGCCACCTCCAGGACAAAATGGCAGCATGTTGCCTAATCAGCCTGCAGGGTATCGAGTGGCAGGGTATGAAACCCAGTGA
- the TIA1 gene encoding cytotoxic granule associated RNA binding protein TIA1 isoform X1, producing the protein MEDETPKTLYVGNLSRDVTEALILQLFSQIGPCKNCKMIMDTAGNDPYCFVEFYEHRHAAAALAAMNGRKIMGKEVKVNWATTPSSQKKDTSSSTVVSTQRSQDHFHVFVGDLSPEITTEDIKAAFAPFGRISDARVVKDMATGKSKGYGFVSFFNKWDAENAIQQMGGQWLGGRQIRTNWATRKPPAPKSTYESNTKQLSYDEVVNQSSPSNCTVYCGGVTSGLTEQLMRQTFSPFGQIMEIRVFPDKGYSFVRFNSHESAAHAIVSVNGTTIEGHVVKCYWGKETLDMINPVQQQNQIGYPQAYGQWGQWYGNAQQIGQYMPNGWQVPAYGMYGQAWNQQGFNQTQSSAPWMGPNYGVQPPPGQNGSMLPNQPAGYRVAGYETQ; encoded by the exons ATGGAGGACGAGACGCCCAAGACTCT GTATGTCGGTAACCTTTCCAGAGATGTGACAGAAGCTCTAATTCTCCAGCTCTTTAGCCAGATTGGACCTTGTAAAAACTGCAAAATGATTATGGAT ACAGCTGGAAATGATCCATATTGTTTTGTGGAGTTTTATGAGCATCGTCATGCAGCTGCAGCACTAGCTGCTATGAATGGGCGGAAGATAATGGGTAAG gaAGTCAAAGTGAATTGGGCAACAACCCCCAGCAGTCAAAAGAAAGATACAAGCA GTAGTACCGTTGTCAGCACACAGCGTTCACAAG ATCATTTCCATGTCTTTGTTGGTGATCTCAGTCCAGAAATTACAACTGAAGATATAAAAGCTGCTTTTGCACCATTTGGAAGAATATC AGATGCCCGAGTGGTAAAAGACATGGCAACAGGAAAGTCTAAGGGATATGGCTTTGTCtcctttttcaacaaatgg GATGCCGAAAACGCCATTCAGCAGATGGGTGGCCAGTGGCTTGGTGGAAGACAAATCAGAACTAACTGGGCAACCCGAAAGCCTCCAGCTCCAAAGAGTACATATGAGT CAAACACCAAACAGCTATCATATGATGAGGTCGTAAATCAGTCTAGTCCAAGCAACTGTACTGTGTACTGTGGAGGTGTCACTTCCGGGCTAACAG AACAACTAATGCGTCAGACTTTTTCGCCATTTGGACAAATAATGGAAATTCGAGTCTTTCCAGATAAAGGATATTCATTTGTTCG GTTCAATTCCCATGAAAGTGCAGCACATGCAATTGTCTCTGTTAATGGAACTACCATTGAAGGTCATGTTGTGAAATGCTATTGGGGCAAAGAAACTCTTGATATGATAAATCCCGTGCAACAG CAGAATCAAATTGGATATCCACAAGCTTATGGCCAGTGGGGCCAGTGGTATGGAAATGCACAACAAATTGGCCAGTATATGCCTAATGGTTGGCAAGTACCTGCATATGGAATGTATGGCCAGGCGTGGAACCAACAGGGATTTAA TCAGACACAGTCTTCTGCACCATGGATGGGACCAAATTACGGAGTGCAGCCACCTCCAGGACAAAATGGCAGCATGTTGCCTAATCAGCCTGCAGGGTATCGAGTGGCAGGGTATGAAACCCAGTGA
- the TIA1 gene encoding cytotoxic granule associated RNA binding protein TIA1 isoform X4 produces the protein MEDETPKTLYVGNLSRDVTEALILQLFSQIGPCKNCKMIMDTAGNDPYCFVEFYEHRHAAAALAAMNGRKIMGKEVKVNWATTPSSQKKDTSNHFHVFVGDLSPEITTEDIKAAFAPFGRISDARVVKDMATGKSKGYGFVSFFNKWDAENAIQQMGGQWLGGRQIRTNWATRKPPAPKSTYESNTKQLSYDEVVNQSSPSNCTVYCGGVTSGLTEQLMRQTFSPFGQIMEIRVFPDKGYSFVRFNSHESAAHAIVSVNGTTIEGHVVKCYWGKETLDMINPVQQNQIGYPQAYGQWGQWYGNAQQIGQYMPNGWQVPAYGMYGQAWNQQGFNQTQSSAPWMGPNYGVQPPPGQNGSMLPNQPAGYRVAGYETQ, from the exons ATGGAGGACGAGACGCCCAAGACTCT GTATGTCGGTAACCTTTCCAGAGATGTGACAGAAGCTCTAATTCTCCAGCTCTTTAGCCAGATTGGACCTTGTAAAAACTGCAAAATGATTATGGAT ACAGCTGGAAATGATCCATATTGTTTTGTGGAGTTTTATGAGCATCGTCATGCAGCTGCAGCACTAGCTGCTATGAATGGGCGGAAGATAATGGGTAAG gaAGTCAAAGTGAATTGGGCAACAACCCCCAGCAGTCAAAAGAAAGATACAAGCA ATCATTTCCATGTCTTTGTTGGTGATCTCAGTCCAGAAATTACAACTGAAGATATAAAAGCTGCTTTTGCACCATTTGGAAGAATATC AGATGCCCGAGTGGTAAAAGACATGGCAACAGGAAAGTCTAAGGGATATGGCTTTGTCtcctttttcaacaaatgg GATGCCGAAAACGCCATTCAGCAGATGGGTGGCCAGTGGCTTGGTGGAAGACAAATCAGAACTAACTGGGCAACCCGAAAGCCTCCAGCTCCAAAGAGTACATATGAGT CAAACACCAAACAGCTATCATATGATGAGGTCGTAAATCAGTCTAGTCCAAGCAACTGTACTGTGTACTGTGGAGGTGTCACTTCCGGGCTAACAG AACAACTAATGCGTCAGACTTTTTCGCCATTTGGACAAATAATGGAAATTCGAGTCTTTCCAGATAAAGGATATTCATTTGTTCG GTTCAATTCCCATGAAAGTGCAGCACATGCAATTGTCTCTGTTAATGGAACTACCATTGAAGGTCATGTTGTGAAATGCTATTGGGGCAAAGAAACTCTTGATATGATAAATCCCGTGCAACAG AATCAAATTGGATATCCACAAGCTTATGGCCAGTGGGGCCAGTGGTATGGAAATGCACAACAAATTGGCCAGTATATGCCTAATGGTTGGCAAGTACCTGCATATGGAATGTATGGCCAGGCGTGGAACCAACAGGGATTTAA TCAGACACAGTCTTCTGCACCATGGATGGGACCAAATTACGGAGTGCAGCCACCTCCAGGACAAAATGGCAGCATGTTGCCTAATCAGCCTGCAGGGTATCGAGTGGCAGGGTATGAAACCCAGTGA
- the TIA1 gene encoding cytotoxic granule associated RNA binding protein TIA1 isoform X5 — protein MEDETPKTLYVGNLSRDVTEALILQLFSQIGPCKNCKMIMDTAGNDPYCFVEFYEHRHAAAALAAMNGRKIMGKEVKVNWATTPSSQKKDTSSSTVVSTQRSQDHFHVFVGDLSPEITTEDIKAAFAPFGRISDARVVKDMATGKSKGYGFVSFFNKWDAENAIQQMGGQWLGGRQIRTNWATRKPPAPKSTYESNTKQLSYDEVVNQSSPSNCTVYCGGVTSGLTEQLMRQTFSPFGQIMEIRVFPDKGYSFVRFNSHESAAHAIVSVNGTTIEGHVVKCYWGKETLDMINPVQQFQSAGSWITVVT, from the exons ATGGAGGACGAGACGCCCAAGACTCT GTATGTCGGTAACCTTTCCAGAGATGTGACAGAAGCTCTAATTCTCCAGCTCTTTAGCCAGATTGGACCTTGTAAAAACTGCAAAATGATTATGGAT ACAGCTGGAAATGATCCATATTGTTTTGTGGAGTTTTATGAGCATCGTCATGCAGCTGCAGCACTAGCTGCTATGAATGGGCGGAAGATAATGGGTAAG gaAGTCAAAGTGAATTGGGCAACAACCCCCAGCAGTCAAAAGAAAGATACAAGCA GTAGTACCGTTGTCAGCACACAGCGTTCACAAG ATCATTTCCATGTCTTTGTTGGTGATCTCAGTCCAGAAATTACAACTGAAGATATAAAAGCTGCTTTTGCACCATTTGGAAGAATATC AGATGCCCGAGTGGTAAAAGACATGGCAACAGGAAAGTCTAAGGGATATGGCTTTGTCtcctttttcaacaaatgg GATGCCGAAAACGCCATTCAGCAGATGGGTGGCCAGTGGCTTGGTGGAAGACAAATCAGAACTAACTGGGCAACCCGAAAGCCTCCAGCTCCAAAGAGTACATATGAGT CAAACACCAAACAGCTATCATATGATGAGGTCGTAAATCAGTCTAGTCCAAGCAACTGTACTGTGTACTGTGGAGGTGTCACTTCCGGGCTAACAG AACAACTAATGCGTCAGACTTTTTCGCCATTTGGACAAATAATGGAAATTCGAGTCTTTCCAGATAAAGGATATTCATTTGTTCG GTTCAATTCCCATGAAAGTGCAGCACATGCAATTGTCTCTGTTAATGGAACTACCATTGAAGGTCATGTTGTGAAATGCTATTGGGGCAAAGAAACTCTTGATATGATAAATCCCGTGCAACAG TTCCAGAGTGCTGGTTCATGGATTACAGTGGTGACATGA
- the TIA1 gene encoding cytotoxic granule associated RNA binding protein TIA1 isoform X6, with the protein MQDHFHVFVGDLSPEITTEDIKAAFAPFGRISDARVVKDMATGKSKGYGFVSFFNKWDAENAIQQMGGQWLGGRQIRTNWATRKPPAPKSTYESNTKQLSYDEVVNQSSPSNCTVYCGGVTSGLTEQLMRQTFSPFGQIMEIRVFPDKGYSFVRFNSHESAAHAIVSVNGTTIEGHVVKCYWGKETLDMINPVQQQNQIGYPQAYGQWGQWYGNAQQIGQYMPNGWQVPAYGMYGQAWNQQGFNQTQSSAPWMGPNYGVQPPPGQNGSMLPNQPAGYRVAGYETQ; encoded by the exons ATGCAAG ATCATTTCCATGTCTTTGTTGGTGATCTCAGTCCAGAAATTACAACTGAAGATATAAAAGCTGCTTTTGCACCATTTGGAAGAATATC AGATGCCCGAGTGGTAAAAGACATGGCAACAGGAAAGTCTAAGGGATATGGCTTTGTCtcctttttcaacaaatgg GATGCCGAAAACGCCATTCAGCAGATGGGTGGCCAGTGGCTTGGTGGAAGACAAATCAGAACTAACTGGGCAACCCGAAAGCCTCCAGCTCCAAAGAGTACATATGAGT CAAACACCAAACAGCTATCATATGATGAGGTCGTAAATCAGTCTAGTCCAAGCAACTGTACTGTGTACTGTGGAGGTGTCACTTCCGGGCTAACAG AACAACTAATGCGTCAGACTTTTTCGCCATTTGGACAAATAATGGAAATTCGAGTCTTTCCAGATAAAGGATATTCATTTGTTCG GTTCAATTCCCATGAAAGTGCAGCACATGCAATTGTCTCTGTTAATGGAACTACCATTGAAGGTCATGTTGTGAAATGCTATTGGGGCAAAGAAACTCTTGATATGATAAATCCCGTGCAACAG CAGAATCAAATTGGATATCCACAAGCTTATGGCCAGTGGGGCCAGTGGTATGGAAATGCACAACAAATTGGCCAGTATATGCCTAATGGTTGGCAAGTACCTGCATATGGAATGTATGGCCAGGCGTGGAACCAACAGGGATTTAA TCAGACACAGTCTTCTGCACCATGGATGGGACCAAATTACGGAGTGCAGCCACCTCCAGGACAAAATGGCAGCATGTTGCCTAATCAGCCTGCAGGGTATCGAGTGGCAGGGTATGAAACCCAGTGA
- the TIA1 gene encoding cytotoxic granule associated RNA binding protein TIA1 isoform X2, with amino-acid sequence MEDETPKTLYVGNLSRDVTEALILQLFSQIGPCKNCKMIMDTAGNDPYCFVEFYEHRHAAAALAAMNGRKIMGKEVKVNWATTPSSQKKDTSSSTVVSTQRSQDHFHVFVGDLSPEITTEDIKAAFAPFGRISDARVVKDMATGKSKGYGFVSFFNKWDAENAIQQMGGQWLGGRQIRTNWATRKPPAPKSTYESNTKQLSYDEVVNQSSPSNCTVYCGGVTSGLTEQLMRQTFSPFGQIMEIRVFPDKGYSFVRFNSHESAAHAIVSVNGTTIEGHVVKCYWGKETLDMINPVQQNQIGYPQAYGQWGQWYGNAQQIGQYMPNGWQVPAYGMYGQAWNQQGFNQTQSSAPWMGPNYGVQPPPGQNGSMLPNQPAGYRVAGYETQ; translated from the exons ATGGAGGACGAGACGCCCAAGACTCT GTATGTCGGTAACCTTTCCAGAGATGTGACAGAAGCTCTAATTCTCCAGCTCTTTAGCCAGATTGGACCTTGTAAAAACTGCAAAATGATTATGGAT ACAGCTGGAAATGATCCATATTGTTTTGTGGAGTTTTATGAGCATCGTCATGCAGCTGCAGCACTAGCTGCTATGAATGGGCGGAAGATAATGGGTAAG gaAGTCAAAGTGAATTGGGCAACAACCCCCAGCAGTCAAAAGAAAGATACAAGCA GTAGTACCGTTGTCAGCACACAGCGTTCACAAG ATCATTTCCATGTCTTTGTTGGTGATCTCAGTCCAGAAATTACAACTGAAGATATAAAAGCTGCTTTTGCACCATTTGGAAGAATATC AGATGCCCGAGTGGTAAAAGACATGGCAACAGGAAAGTCTAAGGGATATGGCTTTGTCtcctttttcaacaaatgg GATGCCGAAAACGCCATTCAGCAGATGGGTGGCCAGTGGCTTGGTGGAAGACAAATCAGAACTAACTGGGCAACCCGAAAGCCTCCAGCTCCAAAGAGTACATATGAGT CAAACACCAAACAGCTATCATATGATGAGGTCGTAAATCAGTCTAGTCCAAGCAACTGTACTGTGTACTGTGGAGGTGTCACTTCCGGGCTAACAG AACAACTAATGCGTCAGACTTTTTCGCCATTTGGACAAATAATGGAAATTCGAGTCTTTCCAGATAAAGGATATTCATTTGTTCG GTTCAATTCCCATGAAAGTGCAGCACATGCAATTGTCTCTGTTAATGGAACTACCATTGAAGGTCATGTTGTGAAATGCTATTGGGGCAAAGAAACTCTTGATATGATAAATCCCGTGCAACAG AATCAAATTGGATATCCACAAGCTTATGGCCAGTGGGGCCAGTGGTATGGAAATGCACAACAAATTGGCCAGTATATGCCTAATGGTTGGCAAGTACCTGCATATGGAATGTATGGCCAGGCGTGGAACCAACAGGGATTTAA TCAGACACAGTCTTCTGCACCATGGATGGGACCAAATTACGGAGTGCAGCCACCTCCAGGACAAAATGGCAGCATGTTGCCTAATCAGCCTGCAGGGTATCGAGTGGCAGGGTATGAAACCCAGTGA
- the TIA1 gene encoding cytotoxic granule associated RNA binding protein TIA1 isoform X3: MEDETPKTLYVGNLSRDVTEALILQLFSQIGPCKNCKMIMDTAGNDPYCFVEFYEHRHAAAALAAMNGRKIMGKEVKVNWATTPSSQKKDTSNHFHVFVGDLSPEITTEDIKAAFAPFGRISDARVVKDMATGKSKGYGFVSFFNKWDAENAIQQMGGQWLGGRQIRTNWATRKPPAPKSTYESNTKQLSYDEVVNQSSPSNCTVYCGGVTSGLTEQLMRQTFSPFGQIMEIRVFPDKGYSFVRFNSHESAAHAIVSVNGTTIEGHVVKCYWGKETLDMINPVQQQNQIGYPQAYGQWGQWYGNAQQIGQYMPNGWQVPAYGMYGQAWNQQGFNQTQSSAPWMGPNYGVQPPPGQNGSMLPNQPAGYRVAGYETQ, encoded by the exons ATGGAGGACGAGACGCCCAAGACTCT GTATGTCGGTAACCTTTCCAGAGATGTGACAGAAGCTCTAATTCTCCAGCTCTTTAGCCAGATTGGACCTTGTAAAAACTGCAAAATGATTATGGAT ACAGCTGGAAATGATCCATATTGTTTTGTGGAGTTTTATGAGCATCGTCATGCAGCTGCAGCACTAGCTGCTATGAATGGGCGGAAGATAATGGGTAAG gaAGTCAAAGTGAATTGGGCAACAACCCCCAGCAGTCAAAAGAAAGATACAAGCA ATCATTTCCATGTCTTTGTTGGTGATCTCAGTCCAGAAATTACAACTGAAGATATAAAAGCTGCTTTTGCACCATTTGGAAGAATATC AGATGCCCGAGTGGTAAAAGACATGGCAACAGGAAAGTCTAAGGGATATGGCTTTGTCtcctttttcaacaaatgg GATGCCGAAAACGCCATTCAGCAGATGGGTGGCCAGTGGCTTGGTGGAAGACAAATCAGAACTAACTGGGCAACCCGAAAGCCTCCAGCTCCAAAGAGTACATATGAGT CAAACACCAAACAGCTATCATATGATGAGGTCGTAAATCAGTCTAGTCCAAGCAACTGTACTGTGTACTGTGGAGGTGTCACTTCCGGGCTAACAG AACAACTAATGCGTCAGACTTTTTCGCCATTTGGACAAATAATGGAAATTCGAGTCTTTCCAGATAAAGGATATTCATTTGTTCG GTTCAATTCCCATGAAAGTGCAGCACATGCAATTGTCTCTGTTAATGGAACTACCATTGAAGGTCATGTTGTGAAATGCTATTGGGGCAAAGAAACTCTTGATATGATAAATCCCGTGCAACAG CAGAATCAAATTGGATATCCACAAGCTTATGGCCAGTGGGGCCAGTGGTATGGAAATGCACAACAAATTGGCCAGTATATGCCTAATGGTTGGCAAGTACCTGCATATGGAATGTATGGCCAGGCGTGGAACCAACAGGGATTTAA TCAGACACAGTCTTCTGCACCATGGATGGGACCAAATTACGGAGTGCAGCCACCTCCAGGACAAAATGGCAGCATGTTGCCTAATCAGCCTGCAGGGTATCGAGTGGCAGGGTATGAAACCCAGTGA
- the TIA1 gene encoding cytotoxic granule associated RNA binding protein TIA1 isoform X8: MEDETPKTLYVGNLSRDVTEALILQLFSQIGPCKNCKMIMDTAGNDPYCFVEFYEHRHAAAALAAMNGRKIMGKEVKVNWATTPSSQKKDTSSSTVVSTQRSQVLVHLHMDSHKLNGVMSGQPKLLAFEKTVKYFNIKLLQCKIISMSLLVISVQKLQLKI; encoded by the exons ATGGAGGACGAGACGCCCAAGACTCT GTATGTCGGTAACCTTTCCAGAGATGTGACAGAAGCTCTAATTCTCCAGCTCTTTAGCCAGATTGGACCTTGTAAAAACTGCAAAATGATTATGGAT ACAGCTGGAAATGATCCATATTGTTTTGTGGAGTTTTATGAGCATCGTCATGCAGCTGCAGCACTAGCTGCTATGAATGGGCGGAAGATAATGGGTAAG gaAGTCAAAGTGAATTGGGCAACAACCCCCAGCAGTCAAAAGAAAGATACAAGCA GTAGTACCGTTGTCAGCACACAGCGTTCACAAG TCTTAGTTCACTTGCACATGGATTCACATAAACTGAATGGTGTAATGTCTGGGCAACCAAAACTGTTGGCTTTTGAGAAAACTGTCAAATACTTTAACATCAAACTGTTGCAATGCAAG ATCATTTCCATGTCTTTGTTGGTGATCTCAGTCCAGAAATTACAACTGAAGATATAA